One window of the Tetragenococcus koreensis genome contains the following:
- a CDS encoding DUF47 family protein, with protein MSKIIPGEENTIEMYEPNLDYSLIQRSPIFALDQTKHEIIQLGQFVLEEYNTMFDYYLKQDKKSYDHVLKIEDVVDRIDIQITEYLMYISGEDLPAKNSNEHAQMGEIGKYLERIGDHTENILKNIEEVNAAGKIQKKNGNIEDENILYKESLIELFHLVKQNIEEAVQAYETESHSIAGKVVKREKEVNDLEENIRRTYISNLNKGIGKPSDGILFVDIVSNLERISDHSVKIAKHSLGIRYPFSKQVINTKDEEFVNS; from the coding sequence GTGAGTAAGATTATTCCCGGTGAAGAAAATACAATTGAAATGTATGAACCTAATTTAGATTATTCGTTAATTCAGAGATCTCCCATCTTTGCGTTAGACCAAACCAAGCATGAAATCATTCAGTTAGGTCAATTTGTGTTAGAAGAGTATAATACGATGTTTGATTATTATCTAAAGCAAGATAAAAAAAGTTATGACCACGTACTTAAAATAGAAGATGTTGTAGATCGTATCGATATTCAAATCACAGAGTATTTGATGTATATTTCTGGAGAAGATTTACCTGCGAAAAATTCCAATGAACATGCTCAAATGGGCGAAATAGGGAAATACTTAGAACGTATAGGTGATCATACAGAAAACATTCTAAAAAATATTGAAGAAGTGAATGCTGCTGGGAAAATACAGAAAAAGAATGGAAACATTGAAGATGAGAATATCCTGTACAAAGAAAGTTTAATTGAATTATTTCATTTAGTTAAACAAAATATCGAAGAAGCTGTGCAAGCCTATGAGACAGAAAGTCATTCTATTGCTGGGAAAGTTGTTAAGAGGGAAAAAGAAGTAAATGATCTAGAAGAGAATATTCGAAGGACCTATATTTCTAATTTGAACAAAGGAATTGGAAAACCTTCAGATGGAATTTTATTTGTTGATATCGTTTCTAACTTAGAACGTATTTCAGATCATTCTGTTAAAATTGCTAAACATAGCTTAGGGATAAGATATCCCTTTTCAAAACAAGTGATAAATACAAAAGACGAAGAATTTGTAAACTCATAG
- a CDS encoding DUF1576 domain-containing protein, whose product MGAAFVNAGVVGLIGYIILIINKVEFSGVSIATLFTMMGFALMGKTIWSILPIIFGVYIYSKLTKREFITNIYPALFGTALAPIVTHTSFEFGLGILGGIIAGFMAGLVIAPIANHALGFHEGYNLYNVGFSAGLVGLVLMNIFRSFDHETENLLIWGTTFDSQLRIFSIGLFVSMVLIGAFYSDNLKDYRKVLKEPGNTITDFVDIAGFDNTLINMGLVGLIGVIFVELLGTNYNGPVLSGLLTMVGFAGFGKHPLNIIPIMIGVILASFLSIYETNAPGTVLAVLFGTTLAPISGQFGPIIGIITGMLHLYIVSTIGVIHGGMNLYNNGFSGGLVASLVIAVMKGIGKEGRRSIF is encoded by the coding sequence TTGGGCGCTGCCTTTGTTAACGCCGGCGTTGTTGGACTGATTGGATACATCATTTTGATTATCAACAAGGTAGAATTTAGTGGGGTTTCTATTGCTACCCTGTTTACGATGATGGGTTTTGCCTTAATGGGAAAAACTATTTGGTCCATTTTACCCATTATATTTGGCGTATACATATACAGTAAACTTACAAAACGTGAATTCATTACAAATATATACCCAGCTTTATTTGGTACAGCGCTAGCGCCTATCGTTACACATACATCCTTTGAATTTGGGTTAGGAATTTTGGGTGGAATTATAGCTGGATTTATGGCAGGCTTAGTGATTGCTCCAATTGCTAATCACGCTTTAGGTTTTCATGAAGGCTACAACCTTTATAACGTTGGCTTCTCAGCCGGATTAGTCGGTTTAGTGCTAATGAACATTTTTCGATCGTTTGATCATGAGACAGAAAATTTATTGATATGGGGCACGACATTTGATAGTCAATTAAGAATTTTTTCGATTGGTTTATTTGTAAGTATGGTTCTTATTGGCGCTTTCTACTCTGATAATTTAAAAGATTATCGAAAAGTATTGAAAGAACCTGGAAATACAATTACCGACTTTGTAGATATTGCAGGTTTTGACAATACCTTAATTAATATGGGACTCGTTGGTTTAATTGGTGTTATTTTCGTTGAACTGCTAGGAACAAACTACAATGGTCCTGTTTTAAGTGGCCTACTCACAATGGTGGGATTTGCAGGTTTTGGTAAACATCCACTCAATATAATACCCATCATGATAGGTGTTATATTAGCCTCTTTCTTATCTATTTATGAAACCAATGCACCTGGAACAGTATTAGCTGTATTATTTGGAACGACTCTTGCACCTATTTCGGGACAGTTTGGGCCAATAATTGGAATAATAACCGGTATGCTCCATTTGTACATCGTATCTACAATCGGAGTTATCCATGGTGGTATGAACCTGTATAATAATGGTTTTTCAGGCGGTCTTGTTGCCTCATTGGTGATAGCAGTCATGAAAGGTATAGGTAAAGAGGGCCGCCGTAGCATTTTTTAA
- a CDS encoding sensor histidine kinase, with protein MRSDINRIKVIVDELLSNAVNSDSTNIDINVSRSKDTITIKVVDNGKGMDKETLEKAKERLNHSYRKDFEEYYGQLAGKQISHGGLTIVGMQVNEAEIESSKGEGTTVTVKKER; from the coding sequence TTGAGATCAGATATTAATCGGATAAAAGTAATTGTAGATGAATTGTTGTCAAATGCTGTAAATTCGGACTCGACTAACATTGATATTAATGTATCTAGAAGTAAAGATACAATCACAATTAAAGTTGTAGACAACGGTAAAGGTATGGACAAAGAGACATTGGAAAAAGCAAAAGAAAGATTGAACCATTCTTATCGAAAGGACTTTGAGGAATATTATGGGCAACTCGCGGGCAAGCAGATTTCTCACGGCGGATTGACTATAGTTGGTATGCAAGTTAATGAAGCAGAGATTGAAAGTAGCAAAGGAGAAGGTACGACCGTTACTGTTAAAAAAGAACGTTAA
- a CDS encoding transposase translates to MVHLKAIKNQLPNEIKALFSELKVTQFLKQAHMGKQKGYSVAILFTFLFSLVFKGKSLNQVLSGRESDQYMKKDTVYRWMNNPHNNWRLFLLRFSASVIEKLHSLTDTKTHIRTLILDDSTFYRNRSQEVPGLARLWDHALKQGYKGYRMLTLGFSDGYSFIPIDFGLLSGKKKVNQTIAEKDQRTVGAKRFNESSRKMPKVALEMVQRALNQGIYATHVLMDKWFTSPKMIDQLHDMGIHTIGMMKNGKTKYLFHQRLYKLEELYAKSTKEYTQEAIISSIVVKPSSGKNPVKIVFVKNHNKKSAWLAIMTDDLDLSSQEMVKTYSARWDIETFFKASKSLLHLTKETQTRHYQALICHTTIVFTRYILLSWQQRCANDERTLGGLFYELGDQIKELDWSAALIELVHIIQAVSEESGSQLQDFITSQLQHWVDTLPRYIKAYLPDLVCET, encoded by the coding sequence ATGGTACACTTAAAAGCTATTAAAAATCAATTACCGAATGAAATAAAAGCCCTTTTTTCTGAATTAAAAGTCACGCAATTTTTAAAACAAGCCCATATGGGGAAGCAAAAAGGGTATTCGGTGGCTATTCTATTCACTTTTCTCTTTAGCCTCGTCTTTAAAGGAAAATCCTTAAATCAAGTTCTCAGTGGACGTGAAAGCGACCAATACATGAAAAAAGATACCGTGTATCGATGGATGAACAATCCCCATAACAACTGGCGTCTGTTTTTACTTCGGTTTAGTGCGTCTGTCATTGAAAAGCTCCATTCTTTAACGGATACGAAAACCCATATTCGAACGTTGATCTTGGATGATTCAACGTTTTATCGTAATCGAAGCCAAGAGGTACCAGGCTTAGCTCGTCTTTGGGATCATGCGCTCAAACAAGGATACAAAGGGTATCGTATGCTTACTTTAGGTTTCTCCGATGGCTATTCTTTCATTCCGATTGATTTCGGGTTACTATCCGGTAAGAAAAAAGTGAACCAAACCATAGCAGAAAAAGATCAACGAACCGTAGGAGCCAAACGATTCAACGAATCAAGTCGTAAAATGCCCAAAGTAGCGCTTGAAATGGTTCAACGCGCCTTGAACCAAGGGATTTACGCCACCCATGTGTTGATGGATAAATGGTTTACTTCCCCTAAAATGATCGATCAATTACACGACATGGGGATTCACACCATTGGGATGATGAAAAATGGAAAAACCAAATATCTTTTTCATCAACGTTTATACAAACTGGAAGAACTTTATGCCAAATCTACGAAAGAATATACACAAGAAGCGATTATTTCCTCGATTGTGGTGAAACCAAGCTCCGGCAAAAATCCCGTGAAAATCGTTTTTGTCAAAAACCACAATAAAAAAAGCGCTTGGTTGGCAATTATGACCGATGATCTGGATTTATCTTCCCAAGAAATGGTCAAAACATACTCGGCGAGATGGGACATCGAGACATTTTTTAAGGCATCGAAATCATTGCTTCATCTGACTAAAGAAACACAAACGCGACATTATCAAGCCTTAATTTGTCACACCACCATTGTGTTCACACGGTATATTTTATTAAGCTGGCAGCAGCGCTGTGCCAATGATGAGCGGACCTTAGGTGGCTTATTTTATGAACTGGGCGATCAAATAAAAGAACTCGATTGGTCCGCTGCTCTTATCGAATTAGTTCATATTATTCAAGCGGTAAGCGAAGAATCAGGAAGCCAATTACAAGATTTTATTACAAGTCAACTCCAACACTGGGTGGATACTCTGCCCCGTTATATCAAGGCTTATCTCCCAGATTTGGTGTGCGAAACTTGA
- a CDS encoding THUMP domain-containing class I SAM-dependent RNA methyltransferase, whose protein sequence is MKENQRFDLIATAASGLEALTGKELRNLGIDCQIENGRARFQGTIETIATTNLWLRTADRIKIVVGEFDAYSFDELFEKVKALPWEEYLPLDAAFPVAGKSIKSKLYSTPDCQAITKKAIVERMRTYYHRPQNVPLIETGAMYKLEVILRKDHVMILLDTTGPSLFKRGYRLEKGGAPLKENMAAALVMLTNWRKDKPFVDPVCGSGTLCIEAALIGHHLAPGFNRDFACEDWEWVPKETFEQVRNEAEEVADYDAELDITGFDINGQMIDIAQANTDELGLGDSITFKQQALKDFSTEKEDGVIVANPPYGERLGEEDNVHQLYEQMGHVFKPLTTWSKYILTSDLAFEDYYGQKATKKRKLYNGALRTDLFQYWGKHK, encoded by the coding sequence ATGAAAGAGAATCAACGCTTTGATTTAATTGCTACTGCAGCAAGCGGATTAGAAGCTCTAACGGGGAAAGAATTAAGAAATTTAGGCATTGACTGCCAGATAGAAAACGGACGGGCTCGCTTTCAAGGGACGATAGAGACGATAGCTACAACGAATTTATGGTTGCGTACAGCGGATCGTATAAAAATTGTGGTTGGCGAATTTGATGCCTATAGTTTTGATGAATTATTTGAAAAGGTGAAAGCTTTGCCATGGGAAGAATATCTTCCTTTAGACGCTGCTTTTCCGGTAGCCGGAAAGTCAATCAAATCTAAACTATATAGTACACCAGATTGCCAAGCGATCACCAAAAAGGCAATTGTGGAGCGGATGCGGACATATTATCATCGTCCACAAAACGTTCCGTTGATTGAAACTGGAGCGATGTATAAACTAGAAGTTATTTTACGGAAAGATCATGTAATGATTTTATTAGATACGACAGGCCCTAGTTTATTTAAACGTGGTTATCGTTTGGAAAAAGGTGGCGCTCCTTTAAAAGAAAATATGGCTGCAGCCTTGGTTATGTTAACGAATTGGCGTAAAGATAAGCCATTTGTTGATCCGGTTTGTGGTTCTGGTACGTTATGTATTGAAGCTGCGCTGATTGGTCATCATCTTGCTCCTGGCTTTAATCGTGATTTTGCTTGTGAAGATTGGGAATGGGTACCTAAAGAAACCTTTGAACAGGTAAGAAATGAAGCAGAGGAAGTAGCTGATTACGATGCAGAACTAGATATTACTGGTTTTGATATCAATGGTCAGATGATTGATATTGCTCAAGCAAATACTGATGAGCTTGGTTTAGGTGATTCGATTACCTTTAAACAACAAGCATTAAAAGATTTTAGTACAGAAAAAGAAGATGGCGTAATTGTTGCCAATCCGCCTTATGGAGAACGTTTGGGCGAAGAAGACAATGTACATCAACTTTATGAACAAATGGGACATGTTTTTAAACCTTTGACAACCTGGAGTAAATATATCCTAACAAGTGATTTAGCTTTTGAGGATTATTACGGGCAAAAAGCAACGAAAAAAAGAAAATTGTATAATGGTGCCTTGCGCACCGATCTGTTTCAGTATTGGGGTAAACATAAATAA
- a CDS encoding DUF1273 domain-containing protein, whose product MQTIRTLVVTGYRSFELGVFQENDPKIKVIKKVIKTAIKQYLEEGLEWVLIGGNLGVEIWAAEPIEELKKEYPELKFSIIYPYLEFGNNWNEANQAMLQKVVEQADYVDAVSHLPYQNSSQLKNHTHFLLTHADGAIVVYDDEFTGKSAYFVHDAKGYAQNHDFLLHQITMDDLENAVFDDSV is encoded by the coding sequence ATGCAAACTATTCGTACGTTGGTTGTTACCGGTTATAGAAGCTTTGAATTAGGTGTTTTTCAGGAAAATGATCCCAAGATAAAAGTTATTAAGAAAGTTATAAAAACAGCGATTAAACAGTATTTAGAAGAGGGACTGGAGTGGGTGCTAATAGGGGGAAATCTGGGAGTGGAGATTTGGGCTGCAGAACCTATTGAAGAATTAAAAAAAGAATATCCTGAATTAAAGTTTTCAATTATTTATCCTTATTTAGAGTTTGGAAATAATTGGAATGAAGCCAACCAAGCTATGCTACAAAAAGTCGTTGAGCAAGCTGACTATGTTGATGCTGTCAGCCATTTGCCCTATCAAAATTCTAGTCAATTAAAAAATCATACCCATTTTTTACTTACACACGCAGATGGAGCCATTGTTGTGTATGATGATGAATTTACTGGCAAGAGCGCATATTTTGTGCATGATGCCAAGGGATATGCACAAAACCATGATTTTTTACTTCACCAAATTACCATGGATGATTTAGAAAATGCAGTTTTTGACGATTCTGTTTGA
- a CDS encoding DnaD domain protein codes for MISLRDYLKSGQTTLSNLLIENYRQLGLTNDEFILWIQLYKYHESGNDFPDLAPIAVNMNCDQKEIYNLLNQLVEKQVIAIESEKNSQGIRNDFYDFSAIFEKLEVLQKQQEKKTNERSYEQKVQSLYQMFEKEFGRALSPIEYQRIGQWIEEDEYQPDLIQLALKEAVLNQAYSLNYIDRVLLSWERKNITTKQQVEEEQKRRKRKKLKNETAREEKDLPNVSLHNWLEED; via the coding sequence ATGATTTCATTACGAGATTATTTAAAAAGCGGACAAACAACGCTTTCTAACCTTTTAATTGAAAATTACCGGCAATTAGGGTTAACAAATGATGAATTCATCTTATGGATTCAATTATATAAATATCATGAATCCGGTAATGATTTTCCTGATTTAGCACCTATTGCAGTAAATATGAATTGTGACCAAAAAGAAATTTATAACTTACTGAATCAATTAGTTGAAAAACAGGTAATTGCGATTGAATCAGAGAAAAATTCACAAGGAATTCGAAATGATTTCTATGATTTTTCAGCGATTTTCGAAAAATTAGAAGTATTGCAAAAACAACAAGAGAAAAAAACTAACGAAAGAAGCTATGAACAAAAGGTCCAATCTTTGTATCAAATGTTTGAAAAAGAATTTGGGCGAGCTTTATCACCCATTGAGTATCAACGAATTGGCCAATGGATTGAAGAGGATGAGTATCAACCAGATTTAATTCAATTAGCATTAAAAGAAGCTGTATTGAACCAAGCCTATAGTTTGAACTATATTGACCGTGTTTTGCTTTCTTGGGAACGAAAAAATATTACAACTAAACAACAAGTAGAAGAAGAGCAAAAGCGTCGCAAGAGAAAGAAGTTAAAAAATGAAACTGCAAGGGAAGAAAAAGATCTACCAAACGTTTCGTTGCATAATTGGTTAGAAGAGGATTAA
- the recU gene encoding Holliday junction resolvase RecU: MVFNYPNGHPSHYNEASKQKMQEKDRSTNFANRGMRFEEAINQSNQYYRNHDIAVVHKKPIPLQIVKVDYPRRSAAVIREAYFKEASTTDYNGVYKGHYLDFEAKETKNKTSFPFKNFHEHQIAHMEQCIKQKGICFVLLWFSTLNRCFFLDSELLISYWRNQKNQKKSLPIAVIEKNAIEIYPKVAPRIPYLAAVDKHLQAKEKT; encoded by the coding sequence TTGGTATTTAATTATCCAAATGGCCATCCTAGCCATTATAATGAAGCGTCAAAACAAAAAATGCAAGAAAAAGATAGATCAACAAATTTTGCAAACCGTGGGATGCGGTTTGAAGAAGCAATTAATCAAAGCAATCAATATTATCGCAATCACGATATCGCCGTGGTGCACAAAAAACCAATTCCGTTACAAATCGTAAAGGTTGATTATCCTAGAAGAAGTGCTGCTGTCATTAGAGAAGCTTACTTCAAAGAAGCATCTACTACCGATTATAATGGAGTATATAAAGGTCACTACCTTGATTTTGAAGCAAAAGAAACCAAAAATAAGACTTCATTTCCCTTTAAGAATTTCCATGAGCACCAAATTGCTCATATGGAACAATGCATTAAACAAAAGGGGATCTGTTTTGTCTTATTATGGTTTTCAACATTAAATCGTTGCTTTTTTCTAGATAGTGAATTGCTTATTTCTTATTGGCGTAACCAAAAAAATCAAAAAAAGTCATTGCCAATAGCTGTTATTGAGAAAAATGCCATTGAAATTTATCCAAAGGTCGCACCGCGCATTCCTTATTTAGCAGCAGTTGATAAGCATTTACAAGCAAAGGAGAAAACCTAA
- the gpsB gene encoding cell division regulator GpsB, with protein sequence MANKTYTPKDILQQEFKTKMRGYDPVEVDEFLDGVIKDYESYNKEILTLQEENDRLNAKVAQLSKSQATSSRNQTETTSKSQTVTNFDILKRLSNLEKEVFGKKLDQEVNGETRSAKTVGDYNREDDPRTDDTRTASSRTDVRRSGDEDDLEKTRKF encoded by the coding sequence ATGGCAAATAAAACATATACTCCCAAAGATATTTTACAACAAGAATTTAAAACAAAAATGCGTGGCTATGATCCCGTGGAAGTTGATGAATTTCTAGATGGTGTCATCAAAGATTATGAATCTTATAATAAAGAAATTTTAACATTGCAAGAAGAAAATGATCGACTAAATGCAAAAGTTGCCCAATTAAGTAAAAGCCAAGCAACCAGCTCACGCAATCAAACAGAAACAACATCAAAAAGTCAAACTGTGACTAATTTTGATATCTTAAAACGTTTGTCTAATCTAGAAAAAGAAGTTTTTGGTAAAAAATTAGATCAAGAAGTAAACGGTGAAACTCGTTCTGCCAAAACAGTTGGTGATTATAACCGCGAAGATGATCCGCGGACAGATGATACTCGAACTGCTAGTAGTCGGACAGATGTTAGACGCTCAGGCGATGAAGACGATTTAGAAAAAACACGTAAGTTTTAA
- a CDS encoding PBP1A family penicillin-binding protein produces MANQSDSRASRHQQNGPKKRSVGSILLKIFVTLFIIAGIVLIAGAGLFAFYAKDAPALSEEELDATVSSKLYAANGEIFQDIGSERREKISPTDVPQQLEDAIVSIEDRRFYNHIGVDPIRIAGSAFSNMTSQDLQGGSTLTQQLIKLSYFSTSEEDQTLKRKAQEAWLAVKLERQHSKQEILTYYINKVYMSNGFYGMQTASQAFYGKSLNELSLAETALIAGMPNAPNYYDPYVNQEEAQERRDTVLYTMLDNNKITQQEYEEAENTPVDDGLQELEQEDDDYKYYDNYTKEVIKEVEDKTGKDVYRDGLNIYTNLDEDAQKRLYDIVNSDEYVDYPDDKMQVASTLIDPNTGEVKAQIGARNVEEGTILGNNLAVNTSRDFGSTVKPVVDYGPAFEFLKYPTAKTIVDEPYSYEGSDTQINNWDNSFMGSMTLRKALVLSRNIPAAKLFADVGADSIQEFLGNLNIHYESLNQSNAISSNSDTQDGTKYGISSLKMAAAYSAFANGGTYYEPQYVDKIVYQDGSEEVDAFEVEGEKAMEDTTAYMVTDILKDVVTDGTGTNAAIPGLYQAVKTGTSNYTDDELEELEGNVSSPSPDSNFVGYTKNYSLAVWTGYNDKMTPVTSESSHVASDVYRELMEYVSSSVENEDWTMPDGLVRIGKELYLKGQDDTPSTSSSQAPRRRSAPSSSTTPSSQAPSSTSEEEPSTEEEEESSEPSSETSDEDSSSEEESSSEEESSEPSSEPEEEPSSSSEEEPPSEDENPDTGNDDSSNDDSEEDTGGDNEDGGSEDESPPDSEEESSE; encoded by the coding sequence ATGGCAAATCAATCAGATTCACGAGCCAGTCGACACCAGCAAAATGGCCCCAAAAAACGTAGTGTTGGCTCTATTTTACTTAAAATTTTCGTTACCTTATTCATAATTGCTGGTATCGTTTTGATCGCTGGGGCTGGCCTCTTTGCATTTTATGCTAAAGACGCGCCAGCATTAAGCGAAGAAGAATTAGATGCAACTGTTTCTTCCAAACTTTACGCTGCAAACGGCGAAATTTTTCAAGACATTGGGTCAGAAAGACGCGAAAAAATTTCACCGACTGATGTTCCTCAACAACTAGAAGATGCGATTGTTTCAATAGAAGATCGTCGTTTTTATAATCACATCGGTGTTGACCCCATAAGAATTGCTGGTTCAGCTTTTTCCAATATGACCAGTCAAGACTTACAAGGTGGCAGTACATTAACGCAACAGTTAATTAAACTTTCTTATTTTTCTACCAGTGAGGAAGACCAAACACTAAAACGTAAAGCGCAAGAAGCTTGGCTGGCAGTCAAATTAGAACGGCAGCATTCCAAGCAAGAAATTCTAACTTATTATATTAATAAAGTGTATATGTCCAACGGCTTTTATGGTATGCAAACAGCGTCCCAAGCTTTTTATGGTAAATCATTAAACGAACTATCACTTGCCGAAACTGCCTTAATCGCTGGTATGCCTAATGCGCCAAATTACTATGATCCTTATGTCAATCAAGAAGAAGCACAAGAACGTCGTGATACTGTTTTATATACAATGTTAGATAATAACAAAATTACTCAGCAAGAATATGAAGAAGCTGAAAACACGCCTGTTGATGATGGACTACAAGAACTCGAACAAGAAGATGATGATTATAAATATTATGATAACTATACAAAAGAAGTAATCAAAGAAGTGGAAGATAAGACTGGTAAAGATGTCTATCGAGATGGACTTAATATTTATACCAACTTAGATGAGGACGCGCAAAAACGTTTGTATGATATTGTAAATTCTGATGAATATGTAGATTACCCCGATGATAAGATGCAAGTTGCTTCTACATTGATCGACCCTAATACAGGGGAAGTAAAAGCTCAGATTGGTGCTCGAAATGTGGAAGAAGGAACAATTTTAGGCAATAATTTAGCCGTCAATACTTCTAGAGATTTTGGATCTACAGTAAAACCGGTCGTTGATTACGGCCCTGCTTTTGAATTCTTAAAATATCCTACAGCTAAAACAATTGTCGATGAACCTTATTCTTATGAAGGCAGCGATACCCAAATCAATAACTGGGATAATTCGTTTATGGGATCTATGACTTTACGCAAAGCTTTAGTGCTTTCAAGAAACATTCCTGCAGCAAAGTTGTTTGCTGATGTAGGAGCTGATTCAATCCAAGAATTCCTGGGAAATTTGAATATTCATTACGAAAGCTTGAACCAATCCAATGCCATATCAAGTAACTCCGACACACAAGATGGTACAAAATACGGCATATCTAGTCTGAAAATGGCCGCTGCTTACTCTGCATTTGCTAACGGTGGTACTTATTATGAGCCGCAATACGTTGATAAAATCGTTTATCAAGATGGCTCTGAGGAAGTAGATGCCTTTGAAGTTGAAGGTGAAAAAGCCATGGAAGATACTACAGCTTATATGGTGACCGATATCTTAAAAGATGTTGTTACTGACGGTACAGGAACAAATGCCGCAATCCCAGGCTTGTACCAAGCCGTTAAAACCGGAACTTCCAATTACACAGATGACGAATTAGAAGAACTTGAAGGCAATGTCTCCTCCCCTTCTCCTGATTCTAACTTTGTCGGCTATACTAAAAACTATTCGTTAGCTGTTTGGACGGGATATAATGACAAAATGACGCCTGTAACTAGTGAATCCTCACATGTAGCTTCTGATGTCTATCGTGAGTTGATGGAATATGTATCATCTTCTGTTGAAAATGAAGATTGGACTATGCCAGATGGCTTAGTTCGTATTGGCAAAGAACTTTATTTAAAAGGACAAGATGACACACCTTCGACGTCGTCTTCGCAAGCACCAAGACGACGAAGTGCGCCATCATCGTCGACAACACCTTCTTCGCAAGCACCTTCTTCAACTTCAGAAGAAGAGCCTTCGACTGAAGAGGAAGAAGAAAGTTCAGAACCTAGCAGTGAAACTTCAGATGAAGACTCTTCTTCAGAAGAAGAGTCTTCATCTGAAGAAGAAAGTTCAGAACCTAGTAGCGAGCCTGAAGAAGAACCATCATCTTCGTCTGAGGAGGAGCCTCCTTCCGAAGATGAAAACCCAGATACTGGAAACGATGATAGTAGTAATGACGACAGTGAAGAAGACACTGGCGGAGACAACGAAGATGGAGGCAGTGAAGATGAATCTCCTCCCGACTCAGAGGAAGAAAGTTCAGAATAA